Proteins from a genomic interval of Bradyrhizobium sp. CCGB01:
- the hisA gene encoding 1-(5-phosphoribosyl)-5-[(5-phosphoribosylamino)methylideneamino]imidazole-4-carboxamide isomerase — translation METVILFPAIDLKNGQCVRLEQGDMARATVFNLNPAAQAQSFVEQGFEYLHVVDLDGAFAGKPVNAQAVEVMLKTLKIPVQLGGGIRDLATVEAWLDKGITRVIIGTAAVRDPELVKAAARKFPGRVAVGLDARDGKVAVEGWAETSQVTVLEIAQRFEDAGVAAIIFTDIARDGLLKGLNLDATIALADAISIPVIASGGLASIDDVKAMLAPRAKKLAGAIAGRALYDGRLDPAAALTLIRDARRS, via the coding sequence ATGGAAACCGTGATTCTCTTTCCCGCGATCGACCTCAAGAACGGCCAGTGCGTGCGCCTCGAGCAAGGCGACATGGCGCGCGCGACCGTGTTCAACCTCAATCCCGCCGCGCAGGCGCAGAGCTTTGTCGAACAGGGCTTCGAGTATCTCCACGTCGTCGATCTCGACGGCGCCTTTGCCGGCAAGCCGGTGAATGCGCAGGCGGTCGAGGTGATGCTCAAGACGCTCAAGATCCCGGTGCAGCTCGGCGGCGGCATTCGCGATCTCGCCACCGTCGAAGCCTGGCTCGACAAGGGCATCACCCGCGTCATCATCGGCACCGCCGCGGTGCGCGACCCTGAACTGGTGAAGGCGGCTGCAAGGAAATTCCCCGGCCGCGTTGCGGTCGGGCTCGACGCGCGCGACGGCAAGGTCGCCGTCGAAGGCTGGGCCGAGACCTCGCAGGTGACGGTGCTCGAGATCGCACAGCGCTTCGAGGATGCCGGCGTCGCCGCCATCATCTTCACCGACATCGCGCGCGACGGCCTGCTGAAGGGATTGAATCTCGACGCGACCATTGCGCTGGCCGACGCCATCTCGATCCCCGTGATCGCCTCCGGCGGCCTCGCCTCGATCGACGACGTCAAGGCGATGCTGGCGCCCCGGGCGAAAAAGCTCGCCGGCGCGATCGCAGGCCGCGCGCTGTATGACGGCCGGCTCGATCCGGCCGCGGCGCTCACCTTGATCCGCGATGCGCGCAGGAGCTGA
- the hisF gene encoding imidazole glycerol phosphate synthase subunit HisF, which produces MFKVRVIPCLDVKDGRVVKGVNFVDLRDAGDPVEAAIAYDAAGADELTFLDITATHENRGIMLDVVRRTAEACFMPVTVGGGVREVNDIKTLLRAGADKVSINSAAVSRREFVKEAAEKFGEQCVVVAIDAKRVKRPGGDRWEIFTHGGRNSTGIDAIEYAQEVVSLGAGEILLTSMDRDGTRQGFDIPLTRAIADSVPVPVIASGGVGNLDHLVDGIRDGHATAVLAASIFHFGEFTIREAKEHMARRGLAMRLDA; this is translated from the coding sequence ATGTTCAAGGTGCGCGTGATCCCCTGCCTCGACGTCAAGGACGGACGGGTCGTCAAGGGCGTCAACTTTGTCGATTTGCGCGACGCCGGTGATCCCGTCGAAGCCGCGATCGCCTATGACGCCGCCGGTGCCGACGAGCTCACCTTCCTCGACATCACCGCGACCCATGAGAACCGCGGCATCATGCTGGACGTGGTCCGGCGCACGGCGGAGGCCTGCTTCATGCCCGTGACAGTCGGCGGCGGCGTGCGTGAGGTCAACGACATCAAGACGCTGCTGCGTGCCGGCGCCGACAAGGTCTCGATCAACAGCGCCGCGGTGTCGCGGCGCGAGTTCGTCAAGGAAGCCGCCGAGAAGTTCGGCGAGCAGTGCGTGGTGGTTGCGATCGACGCCAAGCGGGTGAAGCGGCCGGGCGGCGACCGCTGGGAGATCTTCACCCATGGCGGGCGCAACTCGACCGGCATCGATGCCATCGAATATGCCCAGGAAGTGGTCTCGCTCGGCGCTGGTGAAATTCTGCTCACTTCCATGGACCGCGACGGGACCCGGCAGGGCTTTGACATCCCGCTGACCCGGGCGATCGCCGACAGCGTTCCCGTCCCCGTGATCGCCTCGGGCGGCGTCGGCAATCTTGATCATCTCGTCGACGGCATCCGCGACGGCCACGCCACGGCCGTGCTCGCCGCCTCGATCTTCCATTTCGGCGAATTCACCATCCGCGAAGCCAAGGAGCACATGGCCCGGCGCGGACTGGCCATGCGCCTCGATGCCTGA